Proteins from one Mastacembelus armatus chromosome 16, fMasArm1.2, whole genome shotgun sequence genomic window:
- the sall3a gene encoding sal-like protein 3, translating into MSRRKQAKPQHLKSDEDPALAGVISEQARGDVLDDADSGNESRSGSEETHVCEKCCAEFFKWSDFCEHLKSCTKNPLVLIVNDNEDTPNPSQEYPTEPSPVPSCPSEQADSEDPREGNHSSAGEGDDIPETATLNEVNVLEKEDEQMELDLSPEKHMDAEERDMTSPEPDSSLPQLNDVVPSTVTSYAMPSTNVTLETLHGTRVAVAQFSQSVRAAAGSGVSTMAIPMILDQLMALQQQQIHQLQLIEQIRSQVALMNRQPASQPALSHHHSNAATNQGPVSSCVPPVASQLQLHNFITPPVHQLPVRLPATINGQGPSPLTSAIEGSLSQTPQSGTQQSNSSIPNTSSSNTVFPSPSGNGLSSILPSCSSTVTNNVSTSTSVTGGGGISSSSALPRNSTTPPSLSHSSLLSSASSLPLIPHSSSSSVIFPNPLASIAATANALDPLSALMKHRKGKPPNVSVFDTKPSSEDPFFKHKCRFCAKVFGSDSALQIHLRSHTGERPYKCNICGNRFSTKGNLKVHFQRHKEKYPHIQMNPYPVPEYLDNVPTSSGIPYGMSLPPEKPVTTWLDSKPVLPTVPTSVGLQLPPTLPSMMGGFGESPSLTPLNRSPQRPSPPSSECASLSPNIITESCMTTTSPPPKPSLGNDAPPLLKPEGVLLPPSCSTRPGENTNTTTTVTQVVLSTTITSTTSSSSGQATEPISSPDSVSNPISHPVLPMLSDQFKAKFPFGGLLDSMQTSETSKLQQLVENIDKKMTDPNQCVICHRILSCQSALKMHYRIHTGERPFKCKICGRAFTTKGNLKTHFGVHRSKPPLRVQHSCPICQKKFTNAVVLQQHIRMHMGGQIPNTPVPENLQEMDTDLSFDEKSLDAMSNYDDDLLDEMEQAIDDEADLKEGEIDPSKPYSPGSSPPTSIISSIAAMENQMKMIDSTANMTRSFGQKSTQNGSNFGGETDCFTTDSLSGMGDAEGQSLGSPALSESSGSMQHLSPAHSHSESQRSKSPATHNNNNSSAMTAEEGQENNTAGLATVKSEKSETPSPLSAAEGTGALDLTATQPSRHFVKEESHFNMLFLNRDRGLSTPNLASTASNMIKMEMNGHGKSASLSDNAHLPVGIQVPAAVPQTTISPSINPMLAPPPPRRTPKQHNCHSCGKNFSSASALQIHERTHTGEKPFACSICGRAFTTKGNLKVHMGTHMWNNAPARRGRRLSVENPMALLGGDAMKFSEMFQKDLAARAMNVDPGFWNQYAAAITNGLAMKNNEISVIQNGGITQLPVSLGGTGITSLGAMPGGMDRVHAGSSPPMTGMEKTGLEVGASRPFSRFMEENKEIGIN; encoded by the exons ATGTCCCGACGCAAGCAAGCCAAGCCGCAGCACCTCAAGTCGGACGAGGATCCCGCGCTAGCCGGGGTGATTTCCGAGCAGG CCCGAGGTGATGTGCTGGATGATGCCGACAGCGGGAATGAGAGCCGCAGCGGCAGTGAGGAAACCCATGTATGTGAGAAGTGTTGCGCTGAGTTCTTCAAGTGGTCAGATTTCTGTGAACATTTGAAGAGCTGCACCAAGAACCCCTTGGTGCTCATAGTGAATGACAATGAGGACACACCTAACCCCTCCCAGGAGTACCCAACAGAGCCCTCTCCTGTACCCAGCTGCCCTAGTGAACAGGCTGATAGCGAGGACCCAAGGGAGGGCAACCACAGTTCTGCTGGTGAGGGGGATGACATCCCAGAGACAGCAACCTTAAATGAGGTCAATGTCCTAGAAAAGGAAGATGAGCAGATGGAACTAGATCTTTCTCCTGAAAAACATATGGATGCTGAAGAAAGAGACATGACATCCCCTGAGCCAGACAGCTCCCTACCTCAGCTCAATGATGTCGTTCCTTCCACTGTTACAAGCTATGCCATGCCAAGCACCAATGTTACCCTGGAGACCCTGCATGGCACCCGGGTTGCAGTTGCCCAGTTTTCACAGAGCGTAAGGGCAGCAGCAGGCAGTGGGGTTTCCACCATGGCTATTCCTATGATCCTAGATCAGCTGATGgccctccagcagcagcagatacaCCAGCTACAGCTGATAGAACAAATACGCAGTCAGGTGGCTCTGATGAACAGACAGCCTGCCTCACAGCCTGCACTCAGCCACCATCACAGCAATGCTGCCACTAACCAGGGGCCGGTATCCTCCTGTGTCCCCCCTGTCGCAAGTCAGCTTCAACTACATAACTTCATCACTCCTCCTGTTCATCAGCTGCCTGTTAGATTGCCAGCCACTATCAATGGCCAAGGCCCTTCACCTCTGACCTCAGCAATAGAAGGGTCTCTGTCTCAAACGCCACAAAGTGGCACTCAGCAGTCTAACTCTTCAATCCCAAACACATCCTCAAGTAATACAGTGTTTCCCTCACCCAGTGGTAATGGACTGTCATCTATACTTCCCTCCTGCTCATCCACAGTCACAAACAATGTTAGCACTAGTACTAGTGTTACAGGAGGAGgtggcatcagcagcagctcagctctTCCCAGGAACTCCACCACCCCTCCCTCACTCAGCCACAGTAGCCTCCTGAGCTCTGCCTCCAGTCTACCACTGATACCTCACAGCTCGTCCAGCAGCGTTATCTTTCCTAACCCACTGGCCAGCATTGCAGCCACGGCCAATGCACTCGATCCCCTCTCTGCTCTGATGAAGCACAGGAAGGGGAAGCCCCCAAACGTGTCTGTGTTTGACACTAAGCCCAGCTCTGAGGACCCCTTCTTCAAGCATAAGTGTCGGTTCTGTGCCAAGGTGTTTGGCAGTGACAGCGCCCTGCAGATCCACCTGCGTTCCCACACTGGAGAGAGGCCCTACAAATGCAACATATGTGGCAACCGTTTCTCCACCAAGGGAAATCTGAAAGTCCACTTCCAGAGGCACAAAGAGAAATATCCACATATTCAGATGAACCCTTACCCTGTGCCAGAATACCTGGACAACGTGCCCACAAGCTCAGGCATCCCATATGGCATGTCTCTGCCCCCAGAAAAACCTGTAACCACATGGCTTGACAGCAAACCTGTCCTGCCAACAGTTCCAACCTCAGTTGGGCTCCAACTGCCTCCCACGCTGCCAAGTATGATGGGAGGTTTTGGTGAGTCTCCAAGTCTCACACCGCTCAACAGGTCCCCTCAGAGGCCATCTCCACCCTCAAGTGAGTGTGCATCCTTGTCCCCTAATATCATCACTGAGTCCTGCATGACCACTACTTCGCCCCCCCCAAAACCTAGCTTAGGGAATGATGCGCCTCCTCTTTTGAAACCTGAAGGTGTCCTCCTGCCTCCAAGTTGCTCTACTAGGCCAGGAGAGAACACCAACACAACAACTACAGTAACTCAAGTGGTACTTTCCACTACCATCACCTCCACCACATCGTCCAGCAGTGGCCAGGCCACTGAACCTATCAGTAGCCCCGACTCTGTTTCTAACCCCATCTCCCATCCTGTTCTTCCCATGCTTTCAGACCAGTTTAAGGCCAAGTTTCCCTTTGGAGGCCTCCTAGACTCTATGCAAACCTCAGAGACATCAAAGTTGCAGCAGCTTGTTGAGAACATTGACAAGAAGATGACTGACCCAAACCAGTGTGTCATCTGTCATCGCATTTTGAGCTGCCAGAGTGCTCTCAAGATGCACTACCGTATCCACACAGGTGAGAGGCCTTTCAAATGCAAGATATGTGGTCGGGCATTCACCACCAAGGGAaacctgaaaacacactttGGTGTCCATAGATCCAAACCCCCACTTCGGGTCCAACACTCCTGCCCTATATGTCAGAAAAAGTTCACCAATGctgttgtgctgcagcagcacatccGTATGCACATGGGAGGGCAGATCCCAAATACCCCAGTCCCTGAAAACCTGCAGGAGATGGACACTGACCTCTCCTTTGATGAGAAGAGCTTAGATGCGATGAGTAATTATGATGATGATCTTCTGGATGAAATGGAGCAGGCTATAGATGATGAAGCTGATTTAAAAGAAGGAGAAATAGACCCATCTAAACCTTATTCACCTGGGAGTTCCCCACCAACTTCCATCATCTCCAGCATAGCTGCAATGGAGAACCAGATGAAGATGATCGACTCCACTGCCAACATGACCCGTTCATTTGGTCAGAAGTCTACCCAGAATGGCAGTAACTTTGGAGGAGAGACTGACTGTTTTACCACAGATTCCTTATCTGGAATGGGGGATGCTGAAGGTCAGAGCTTGGGGAGCCCTGCTTTGTCTGAGTCCTCTGGCTCTATGCAGCATTTGTCCCCAGCTCACAGCCATTCTGAGAGCCAGCGATCCAAGTCCCCAGCTacacacaacaataataacagcAGTGCCATGACAGCAGAGGAGGGCCAGGAGAACAATACAGCTGGCTTAGCAACAGTAAAGTCAGAAAAATCAGAAACACCATCTCCGCTTTCTGCAGCTGAAGGCACTGGGGCCCTTGATCTGACTGCCACTCAACCTAGCAGGCACTTTGTCAAGGAAGAGAGCCACTTCAACATGCTGTTTCTAAATAGAGATCgag ggcTAAGTACTCCGAATCTGGCCAGTACCGCATCAAATATGatcaaaatggaaatgaatggaCATGGCAAGTCAGCCTCTCTGAGCGACAACGCTCACCTGCCTGTGGGAATCCAGGTTCCGGCTGCAGTGCCACAGACCACCATTAGCCCCAGCATCAACCCCATGTTGGCTCCCCCGCCACCCCGACGCACTCCTAAGCAGCACAACTGCCACTCATGTGGGAAGAATTTTTCTTCAGCCAGTGCTCTGCAAATCCATGAGCGTACACACACTGGAGAAAAACCATTCGCCTGCTCTATTTGTGGAAGGGCTTTCACCACAAAGGGCAACCTTAAG GTTCACATGGGAACACACATGTGGAACAACGCTCCGGCCCGAAGGGGTCGACGACTATCTGTGGAGAATCCCATGGCCCTGCTGGGTGGGGATGCCATGAAGTTCAGTGAGATGTTCCAGAAGGATCTGGCGGCTCGGGCCATGAATGTCGACCCGGGCTTCTGGAACCAGTATGCAGCCGCCATCACCAACGGCCTGGCCATGAAGAACAATGAGATCTCTGTGATACAGAACGGAGGCATCACCCAGTTGCCTGTCAGCCTCGGTGGTACAGGAATCACTTCATTGGGAGCCATGCCAGGAGGAATGGACCGTGTTCATGCTGGCAGCAGCCCACCCATGACGGGTATGGAAAAGACTGGTCTGGAGGTTGGGGCCAGCCGCCCCTTCTCCAGATTTATGGAGGAGAACAAAGAAATTGGGATCAATTAA